Proteins found in one Strigops habroptila isolate Jane chromosome 21, bStrHab1.2.pri, whole genome shotgun sequence genomic segment:
- the REEP4 gene encoding receptor expression-enhancing protein 4 isoform X2, whose amino-acid sequence MVSWVLSRLVELLFGMLYPAYASYKAVKTKNIREYVRWMMYWIVFALFMATETFTDLLISWFPFYYEVKMAFVIWLLCPYTRGASLLYRKFVHPTLSRKEKDIDGYILRARERGYETMVRFGKRGLNLAATAAVQAAAKSQGALAGRLRSFSMQDLRSVPEDTPMHCQDPLYLEEPESRRQLPAYSVPPRPQHYESETEEEEIWSDLEISSSQQDLRPLSRSQSLHVAKKKAPGKEGSSRLLRSRSRKKTAPSEQDD is encoded by the exons ATGGTGTCCTGGGTGCTCAGCCGGCTGGTCGA GCTGCTTTTCGGGATGCTGTACCCTGCTTACGCTTCCTACAAGGCTGTGAAGACCAAAAACATCCGGGAATAC GTCCGCTGGATGATGTACTGGATCGTCTTTGCGCTCTTCATGGCTACAGAGACCTTCACTGACCTCCTCATCTCCTG GTTTCCCTTCTACTACGAGGTGAAGATGGCCTTTGTCATCTGGCTGCTGTGCCCCTACACGCGGGGGGCCAGCCTGCTCTACCGCAAGTTCGTGCACCCCACCTTGTCCCGCAAGGAGAAG GACATCGATGGGTACATCCTGCGGGCGCGGGAGCGCGGCTACGAGACCATGGTGCGCTTCGGCAAGAGGGGCCTCAACCTGGCAGCCACGGCCGCGGTGCAGGCGGCCGCCAAG agCCAGGGCGCGCTGGCCGGGCGGCTCCGCAGCTTCAGCATGCAGGACCTGCGCTCCGTGCCCGAGGACACCCCCATGCACTGCCAGGACCCGCTGTACCTGGAGGAGCCGGAGAGCCGCCGGCAGCTGCCGG CCTACAGTGTGCCCCCACGCCCCCAGCACTACGAGAGTGAgacggaggaggaggagatctGGTCGGACTTGGAGATTTCGTCCTCCCAGCAGGACCTCAGACCCCTCTCTCGCAGCCAGAGCCTGCATGTGGCCAAGAAGAAGGCACCAGGCAAAGAG GGCTCTTCCCGGCTCTTGcgcagcaggagcaggaagaaaacgGCCCCGTCGGAGCAGGATGACTGA
- the REEP4 gene encoding receptor expression-enhancing protein 4 isoform X1, which translates to MVSWVLSRLVELLFGMLYPAYASYKAVKTKNIREYVRWMMYWIVFALFMATETFTDLLISWFPFYYEVKMAFVIWLLCPYTRGASLLYRKFVHPTLSRKEKDIDGYILRARERGYETMVRFGKRGLNLAATAAVQAAAKSQGALAGRLRSFSMQDLRSVPEDTPMHCQDPLYLEEPESRRQLPGEPGTGITVVGVQAKPIAGLCWELSCAPPLSPAYSVPPRPQHYESETEEEEIWSDLEISSSQQDLRPLSRSQSLHVAKKKAPGKEGSSRLLRSRSRKKTAPSEQDD; encoded by the exons ATGGTGTCCTGGGTGCTCAGCCGGCTGGTCGA GCTGCTTTTCGGGATGCTGTACCCTGCTTACGCTTCCTACAAGGCTGTGAAGACCAAAAACATCCGGGAATAC GTCCGCTGGATGATGTACTGGATCGTCTTTGCGCTCTTCATGGCTACAGAGACCTTCACTGACCTCCTCATCTCCTG GTTTCCCTTCTACTACGAGGTGAAGATGGCCTTTGTCATCTGGCTGCTGTGCCCCTACACGCGGGGGGCCAGCCTGCTCTACCGCAAGTTCGTGCACCCCACCTTGTCCCGCAAGGAGAAG GACATCGATGGGTACATCCTGCGGGCGCGGGAGCGCGGCTACGAGACCATGGTGCGCTTCGGCAAGAGGGGCCTCAACCTGGCAGCCACGGCCGCGGTGCAGGCGGCCGCCAAG agCCAGGGCGCGCTGGCCGGGCGGCTCCGCAGCTTCAGCATGCAGGACCTGCGCTCCGTGCCCGAGGACACCCCCATGCACTGCCAGGACCCGCTGTACCTGGAGGAGCCGGAGAGCCGCCGGCAGCTGCCGGGTGAGCCGGGAACGGGCATCACGGTGGTGGGGGTTCAAGCAAAGCCCATTgcggggctgtgctgggagctaTCGTGTGCCCCCCCCTTGTCCCCAGCCTACAGTGTGCCCCCACGCCCCCAGCACTACGAGAGTGAgacggaggaggaggagatctGGTCGGACTTGGAGATTTCGTCCTCCCAGCAGGACCTCAGACCCCTCTCTCGCAGCCAGAGCCTGCATGTGGCCAAGAAGAAGGCACCAGGCAAAGAG GGCTCTTCCCGGCTCTTGcgcagcaggagcaggaagaaaacgGCCCCGTCGGAGCAGGATGACTGA